In one Pasteuria penetrans genomic region, the following are encoded:
- a CDS encoding CDGSH iron-sulfur domain-containing protein codes for MEKVRIEIRDHGPLIVRNGDNVQLVDSQNNEIPHKSLFSLCRCGLSDKKPFCDGQHRAKGFESCVRADNL; via the coding sequence ATGGAAAAAGTTAGAATAGAAATACGTGACCATGGACCGCTAATTGTTCGTAATGGTGACAATGTCCAACTTGTTGATAGCCAGAATAATGAAATCCCACACAAATCCCTTTTCTCCCTCTGCCGCTGTGGGTTATCGGATAAGAAACCCTTCTGCGACGGTCAACATAGGGCAAAGGGATTTGAAAGTTGCGTTCGTGCTGATAACCTCTGA